A single genomic interval of Rosistilla ulvae harbors:
- a CDS encoding VOC family protein, whose protein sequence is MQTNPVGWFEIYVQDICRATKFYETVLGIKLNKLEAPVPAMEMMAFPLDIERPGASGALMKMDGFESGSGGTIVYFGCDDCAVEASRVEAAGGKIKSPKMSIEEFGAFALAIDTEGNMFGLHSMQ, encoded by the coding sequence ATGCAAACGAATCCCGTCGGCTGGTTTGAGATCTACGTGCAAGACATTTGCCGTGCTACGAAGTTCTACGAGACAGTGCTTGGCATAAAGCTCAACAAGCTCGAAGCCCCTGTGCCGGCAATGGAAATGATGGCCTTTCCGCTCGACATTGAACGCCCCGGTGCGTCGGGAGCGCTGATGAAGATGGACGGGTTTGAATCGGGATCCGGCGGCACGATCGTCTACTTTGGCTGCGACGATTGCGCTGTCGAAGCTTCACGCGTCGAAGCGGCCGGCGGGAAGATCAAAAGCCCGAAGATGAGCATCGAGGAATTTGGGGCGTTTGCGCTTGCTATCGATACCGAAGGCAATATGTTTGGCCTCCATTCCATGCAATAG